In Neisseria brasiliensis, the following proteins share a genomic window:
- a CDS encoding DNA cytosine methyltransferase — MDLFCGCGGLSLGFIQAGFDVKLGIDYWQDAISTYTHTHSNSQGIVADLFLVTPEQICQQTNIKKVDVIIGGPPCQGFSIAGKRMIDDERNQLYKAFVDFVRFYQPKAFLMENVPNMMSMGKGLIKKQITEDFEKLGYTVNSQILLASDFGVPQNRKRAFFVGFKNGTTFPFPAPTVQQYVTARQAISDLPDYSVIDGDAYPLSGSSPYQNLMREHSIGLFNHQITQHNDKTKEIIALVPDGGNYKSLPEHLRQTRNVNIAWTRLNSQKPSFTIDTGHRHHFHYEFNRVPTVRESARIQSFPDDFVFLGTKTSQYKQVGNAVPPMLAKALALQIKEFL, encoded by the coding sequence ATGGATTTATTTTGTGGCTGTGGTGGTTTGTCATTGGGGTTTATTCAGGCAGGTTTTGATGTCAAGCTCGGAATAGACTATTGGCAAGACGCAATTAGCACCTACACACATACGCATTCCAATTCACAAGGCATTGTGGCAGATTTGTTTTTGGTTACACCCGAACAAATCTGCCAACAAACGAATATCAAAAAAGTCGATGTCATTATTGGTGGACCACCTTGTCAGGGTTTCTCTATTGCAGGAAAGCGCATGATTGATGATGAGCGAAATCAGCTTTATAAAGCATTTGTGGATTTTGTGCGTTTTTATCAGCCCAAAGCATTTTTAATGGAAAATGTGCCAAATATGATGTCAATGGGTAAAGGTCTAATTAAAAAACAAATTACAGAAGATTTTGAAAAACTGGGCTATACAGTAAATAGCCAAATTTTGCTGGCATCGGATTTTGGTGTACCACAAAATCGCAAACGTGCGTTTTTTGTGGGATTTAAAAATGGTACGACATTTCCATTTCCAGCACCAACTGTTCAACAATACGTTACCGCAAGACAAGCCATTTCAGATTTACCCGATTATTCAGTAATAGATGGTGATGCTTACCCACTTTCAGGCAGCAGTCCGTATCAAAATTTAATGCGTGAACACTCCATTGGTTTATTCAATCATCAAATTACTCAACATAATGATAAAACAAAGGAAATCATTGCACTTGTGCCTGATGGTGGCAATTACAAAAGCCTGCCTGAACATTTACGCCAGACCCGAAATGTAAATATTGCTTGGACACGTTTAAATAGTCAAAAGCCCAGTTTTACCATTGATACAGGACACAGACATCATTTCCATTATGAGTTCAATCGTGTACCCACAGTCAGGGAAAGTGCGCGTATTCAATCATTTCCAGATGATTTTGTTTTTTTAGGAACAAAAACAAGCCAGTATAAACAAGTGGGTAATGCCGTTCCCCCTATGCTGGCAAAAGCCCTAGCCTTACAAATTAAGGAATTTTTATGA
- the dcm gene encoding DNA cytosine methyltransferase, whose amino-acid sequence MFQVASLFCGCGGMDKGILGGFTYLNQEYEKLPFEIVYAADNDPYAIKIYNDNFEHQAELKDVRDIVACELPDHDILLGGFPCQSFSIVAQNPPRLGYKDEKGKLFFEMVKVLKEKQPRFFIAENVKGLLSANNKQAFPMILREFEQAGYHIHYQLLNASDYGIPQKRERVFMVGFREFDDYFKFQFPIMLPEKVPLKLALDEQANFDEKWFFSEKAVAGMLRVREKMNKGRVQDVEQPCNTISAHLAKVSLNGTDPVLMINERYRRFTPQEAANIQSFPQDFQFDGVSDNRQYRAIGNAVPPVLMWHIANALRQSI is encoded by the coding sequence ATGTTTCAAGTAGCGTCTTTATTTTGTGGTTGTGGTGGTATGGACAAGGGTATTTTGGGGGGGTTTACTTATTTAAATCAAGAGTATGAAAAATTACCTTTTGAAATAGTGTATGCAGCTGATAACGACCCGTATGCCATTAAAATTTACAATGATAATTTTGAACATCAAGCTGAATTGAAAGATGTTCGTGATATTGTTGCTTGTGAATTACCTGACCATGATATTTTATTGGGTGGTTTCCCATGTCAATCTTTTTCTATTGTGGCACAAAATCCTCCACGTTTAGGCTACAAAGATGAAAAAGGCAAATTATTCTTTGAAATGGTTAAAGTGCTAAAAGAAAAACAACCACGTTTTTTTATTGCTGAAAATGTTAAAGGTCTTTTGTCTGCCAATAACAAGCAGGCTTTTCCCATGATTTTGCGTGAATTTGAACAGGCAGGCTATCACATTCATTATCAATTGTTGAATGCGTCCGATTATGGTATCCCACAAAAACGAGAACGTGTTTTTATGGTGGGCTTTCGTGAATTTGACGATTATTTTAAGTTTCAATTTCCAATTATGCTGCCTGAAAAAGTTCCTCTTAAATTGGCACTAGATGAACAAGCTAATTTTGATGAAAAATGGTTTTTTAGTGAAAAAGCAGTTGCCGGTATGCTACGTGTGCGTGAAAAAATGAATAAAGGTCGGGTACAAGATGTTGAACAGCCCTGTAATACGATTAGTGCACATTTAGCAAAAGTGAGCTTGAATGGTACAGACCCTGTTTTAATGATAAATGAACGTTATCGCCGTTTTACGCCACAAGAGGCTGCCAATATTCAATCATTTCCACAGGACTTCCAATTTGATGGGGTTTCTGATAATCGGCAATATCGGGCAATTGGTAATGCTGTCCCACCTGTTTTAATGTGGCATATTGCTAATGCTTTGAGGCAAAGTATTTAA
- a CDS encoding virulence RhuM family protein has translation MQENDLILYTTSDGQAQFVLRELGGQLWLTQAEIAELYQTTVSNINKHIKAILAEAELDERATIEYYSIVQNEGGREVSRQIAHYSLPMIIAVGYRVRSTRGTQFRQWATRTLGEYLQKGFAIDDERLKNPPVGTVAAPDYFDELLERIRDIRASERRMYLRVQEIFALAADYQSSIKETNLFFSQMQNKLHFAVSGKTAAELIYERADADLPQMGLTHTATPQRVYQKDVKVAKNYLNEQEIKELNRIVTMWLDFAEDQAARKKQVFLRDWTEKLDQFLQFNDREVLQGAGKISKKQAEAKALAEYERFQTAVREIREQQGAHDIAELLGYEKSVSK, from the coding sequence ATGCAAGAAAACGATTTAATCCTCTACACCACTTCAGACGGCCAAGCCCAATTTGTCTTGCGCGAATTGGGCGGGCAATTGTGGCTGACGCAGGCGGAAATCGCGGAGCTCTATCAAACGACCGTTTCCAATATCAATAAGCATATCAAAGCGATATTGGCTGAGGCTGAATTGGATGAAAGAGCAACTATTGAGTATTACTCAATAGTTCAAAACGAAGGCGGACGTGAAGTCAGTCGCCAAATCGCGCATTATTCCCTGCCCATGATTATCGCCGTCGGCTACCGTGTCCGTTCCACGCGTGGCACGCAGTTCCGCCAATGGGCAACGCGCACGTTGGGCGAATATCTGCAAAAAGGTTTTGCGATTGACGATGAACGCCTGAAAAATCCGCCTGTCGGCACGGTGGCTGCGCCCGATTATTTTGATGAATTGCTGGAACGCATACGCGATATTCGTGCGAGTGAGCGGCGTATGTATTTGCGTGTTCAGGAAATTTTTGCTTTGGCGGCGGATTATCAGTCCAGTATCAAAGAAACCAATCTGTTTTTTTCGCAAATGCAGAATAAACTGCATTTTGCCGTGAGCGGCAAAACGGCGGCGGAATTGATTTACGAACGAGCCGATGCCGATTTGCCGCAAATGGGTTTAACCCACACAGCCACGCCGCAGCGTGTTTATCAAAAAGATGTGAAGGTGGCGAAAAATTACCTGAATGAGCAGGAAATCAAAGAATTGAACCGCATTGTTACGATGTGGCTGGATTTTGCCGAAGACCAAGCGGCGCGTAAAAAGCAGGTGTTTTTGCGCGATTGGACGGAAAAGCTGGATCAGTTTTTGCAGTTTAATGATCGCGAAGTGTTGCAAGGTGCAGGCAAAATCAGCAAAAAACAGGCCGAAGCAAAAGCGTTGGCGGAATACGAACGCTTTCAGACGGCCGTGCGGGAGATTCGGGAGCAGCAGGGGGCGCATGATATTGCTGAACTGTTGGGCTATGAAAAATCGGTTAGCAAGTGA
- a CDS encoding protein NO VEIN domain-containing protein has translation MSQIYQIPDEYFFRLHHVRPRFKSNVEEVLLYVANSISDLDRQPEKEFNQKLNEVLRNFGKNQTAELKTINNWRTEIAALFAFIQETDTGELYSSKMAKRLAENQYLDEFFNYFLYSFQYPAGHNKSHAIIEQINKGIRFQPCQFILQIFQAAKELSDKPFSMTAEELTQCAYFDLRVTAQHNKTAYDVAKQIIENRENKIEYNHKYEQLKRKEGDYPSKGDVYRYAGDILDYMVLANLLKTKGTGYYYYLNDENQDLINRHIENTNFFDKYDVFYGLTEVENAQISILEKDWFDYVNQFENIVEFAPSLNETEKEDIGALVQEYYSKIKGQAAVPNKIFGDYGETLILAHEYLRTQNQSNRQHLINKIPTPLGVGYDLQSIEIEKHKRYIEVKSTRSKKAINSNRFKLTPNEWDSAETLGDRYFVYYLVINDNGRNIFIIQNPVQKFHDNLIKVDSNFMVEFLPQAGEWQALLEVPCFK, from the coding sequence ATGAGCCAAATTTATCAAATTCCCGATGAATATTTTTTCCGTTTACATCACGTTCGCCCACGTTTTAAAAGTAATGTAGAAGAAGTTTTGTTGTATGTTGCCAATTCCATTTCAGATTTGGACAGGCAGCCTGAAAAAGAATTTAACCAAAAGTTAAACGAAGTATTGAGAAATTTTGGTAAAAATCAAACGGCTGAACTTAAAACTATCAATAACTGGCGCACAGAAATTGCAGCCTTATTTGCCTTTATTCAAGAAACTGATACAGGAGAGCTATATTCAAGCAAAATGGCAAAAAGGCTGGCTGAAAACCAATATCTTGATGAGTTTTTTAATTATTTTTTATATTCGTTTCAATATCCAGCAGGACACAATAAAAGCCATGCCATTATTGAGCAAATCAACAAAGGTATTCGGTTTCAACCATGTCAATTTATTTTACAAATTTTTCAAGCTGCCAAAGAGCTGAGTGATAAACCTTTTAGCATGACTGCGGAAGAATTAACTCAATGCGCTTATTTTGATTTGCGTGTTACAGCTCAACACAACAAAACAGCTTATGATGTTGCTAAACAAATTATTGAAAATAGAGAAAATAAAATTGAGTACAATCATAAATATGAGCAATTAAAAAGAAAAGAAGGTGATTATCCATCAAAAGGCGATGTTTATCGTTATGCAGGTGATATATTAGATTACATGGTTTTAGCCAATTTATTAAAAACAAAAGGTACGGGGTATTATTACTATCTCAATGATGAAAATCAGGATTTAATTAACAGACATATTGAAAATACAAATTTTTTTGATAAGTATGATGTCTTTTATGGATTGACAGAAGTTGAAAATGCTCAAATTTCAATATTAGAAAAAGATTGGTTTGATTATGTTAATCAATTTGAAAATATTGTTGAATTTGCACCATCTTTGAATGAAACAGAAAAAGAAGACATCGGTGCATTGGTTCAAGAATACTACTCAAAAATTAAGGGGCAAGCTGCCGTACCCAATAAAATCTTTGGCGATTATGGTGAAACTTTGATTTTGGCACACGAATATTTACGTACACAAAACCAATCCAATCGCCAACATTTAATTAACAAAATTCCTACGCCGTTAGGAGTGGGCTATGATTTACAAAGCATTGAAATTGAAAAACACAAACGCTACATTGAAGTAAAAAGTACACGTTCTAAAAAAGCGATTAATAGTAACCGATTTAAATTAACGCCAAATGAATGGGACAGCGCAGAAACATTGGGTGACCGCTATTTTGTTTATTATTTGGTTATTAATGATAATGGAAGAAATATTTTTATCATTCAAAATCCTGTCCAAAAATTTCATGATAATTTAATTAAAGTAGACAGTAACTTCATGGTTGAATTTTTGCCACAAGCAGGGGAATGGCAAGCATTATTGGAGGTTCCATGTTTCAAGTAG